A portion of the Flavobacterium limnophilum genome contains these proteins:
- a CDS encoding family 16 glycosylhydrolase has protein sequence MPILVEAETFSANSGNITVLKDKPNVGFVKTGDGGSWLGYSINFPVSGRYIVRLFAKNEEIKEVNCWLEDNIDNKEGRIYNITGNIAVAGKSSNNFVQKDGSPLEAKTHLMKLHIEKSPLLIDKIEFILIKEHKSSPIVFKQNTTGKEWELTWSDEFNGEGLPDGTKWTYDIGNWGWGNNEAQYYTEKRLENARQENGNLIIEARKNDDGKPWTSARLTTRGKESFLFGKIEFRAKVPVGKGSWSAGWLLGDSYVDELSWPNCSEIDVLENVGSEIDDITGNGKTHASIHYEGYYFKKGNQIPFVTDVENMNGEFHDYTLEWLPSGMAMYIDGKKYFDYQVTTARSEAWPYNKIPQNLILNLAIGGGMGGDIDPVMTSQKIILDYVRVYELKKAE, from the coding sequence ATGCCAATACTTGTTGAAGCAGAAACTTTTAGTGCAAACTCGGGAAATATTACAGTTTTAAAGGACAAACCTAATGTTGGATTTGTAAAAACAGGCGATGGAGGTTCGTGGCTGGGTTATAGTATAAATTTTCCTGTTTCCGGTAGGTACATTGTGCGTCTTTTTGCAAAAAACGAAGAGATAAAAGAAGTCAATTGCTGGCTCGAAGATAATATCGATAATAAAGAGGGGCGAATTTATAACATTACCGGCAATATTGCTGTAGCTGGAAAAAGTTCCAATAATTTTGTCCAAAAAGACGGTTCTCCCTTGGAGGCAAAGACTCATTTGATGAAACTTCACATAGAAAAAAGCCCTTTATTAATTGATAAAATCGAGTTCATTTTAATAAAAGAACATAAATCATCTCCAATTGTTTTCAAACAAAATACCACCGGAAAAGAATGGGAATTAACTTGGAGTGACGAGTTTAATGGCGAGGGATTGCCCGATGGGACAAAATGGACTTATGATATCGGAAATTGGGGTTGGGGTAATAACGAAGCACAATATTATACCGAAAAAAGGCTAGAAAATGCCAGACAAGAAAATGGAAATCTTATTATCGAAGCCAGAAAAAATGATGATGGAAAGCCGTGGACTTCAGCAAGGTTAACAACAAGAGGAAAAGAAAGTTTCTTGTTTGGAAAAATAGAATTTAGGGCCAAAGTTCCAGTAGGAAAAGGATCTTGGTCTGCAGGATGGTTGCTGGGCGATTCCTATGTAGATGAATTGTCCTGGCCTAATTGTAGTGAAATTGATGTGTTGGAAAATGTAGGTTCTGAAATAGATGACATAACAGGGAATGGGAAAACACACGCTTCAATTCATTATGAAGGCTATTATTTTAAAAAAGGAAATCAAATTCCATTTGTTACCGATGTTGAAAATATGAATGGAGAATTTCATGACTACACACTCGAATGGTTGCCATCAGGAATGGCCATGTATATTGACGGAAAAAAATATTTCGACTATCAAGTAACTACAGCTAGAAGTGAGGCTTGGCCTTATAACAAAATACCGCAAAACCTTATTCTAAATCTTGCAATAGGTGGCGGAATGGGAGGAGATATAGACCCAGTGATGACTTCGCAAAAAATCATATTAGATTATGTGAGGGTTTATGAACTGAAAAAAGCAGAGTAG
- a CDS encoding RagB/SusD family nutrient uptake outer membrane protein, whose protein sequence is MKKLIYIVAISATLATTSCTDYLDSENLYGKNTENFYKTPTDINEAMAGVYNAIYIQNAMSEEQLAANLLDNMMLGGGGPDDKAAKWVDNFEDPLEDTYRDMWVQSYYGITRANAIIDKTPAADFSKYFTTVAEADNFKKQAIGEALFMRAFFNFRLAKFFGGVPLINSLDADRMVGRATYTETFARIATDLKAAIESLPATPFPSIPTASYGHANKWVAEAYMARVYLFYTGYMTNIEQKATTDLPLVDGKTLSAADVTAYLNDCMTNSGHALASDFRNLWPYSYVNKSAGKTVLPWAATENLSWVGQDGATPTFGTGNKETMFVQRFSFGDWNWTNGPMYTNRLALFTGMRDNSLVPFGTGWGMGTVSPKLWNNWADADPRKVGSIIQVGKAEQGTDGYKGDKGDHETGYFNKKYTSLQHPNAANSNVGMFVQMYKWGNADMQLMHAQDFIFMRYADVLLMHSEITKTATGMNAVRSRAGLLPIAYSLDAIKEERLHEFAFEALHWYDIVRWGDVKTAFSDSFPVRNSGTDAIYSAKYRAETKGLLPIPETEIRLSNGVYTQNPGW, encoded by the coding sequence ATGAAAAAATTAATATATATAGTAGCCATTTCAGCAACTCTTGCAACAACAAGTTGTACAGACTACTTAGATTCTGAGAATCTTTACGGAAAAAACACCGAGAATTTTTATAAAACACCTACGGACATCAACGAAGCCATGGCGGGTGTTTACAATGCCATTTATATCCAAAATGCCATGAGCGAGGAACAATTGGCTGCCAATTTGCTGGACAATATGATGTTAGGTGGTGGTGGGCCAGATGACAAAGCGGCCAAATGGGTCGATAATTTTGAAGACCCTCTTGAAGATACGTATCGTGATATGTGGGTACAATCGTATTATGGAATAACGAGAGCCAATGCGATTATCGATAAAACACCAGCTGCCGATTTTTCCAAATATTTCACAACTGTAGCAGAAGCGGATAATTTCAAAAAACAAGCCATTGGAGAAGCATTGTTTATGAGAGCCTTCTTCAATTTTAGATTGGCTAAATTCTTTGGTGGGGTTCCATTAATCAACTCACTTGACGCAGATAGAATGGTTGGTAGAGCAACTTATACTGAAACTTTTGCACGAATAGCCACTGATTTAAAAGCTGCAATTGAGTCATTGCCGGCCACTCCATTCCCAAGCATACCAACCGCTAGTTATGGTCATGCCAACAAATGGGTTGCCGAGGCCTATATGGCACGTGTATATTTATTCTACACGGGTTATATGACTAATATCGAACAAAAAGCAACTACAGATTTACCATTAGTTGATGGAAAAACATTGAGTGCTGCTGATGTTACTGCTTATTTGAATGATTGTATGACCAATAGTGGTCATGCTTTGGCCTCCGACTTTAGAAACTTATGGCCTTATTCTTATGTAAACAAAAGTGCCGGCAAAACAGTATTGCCGTGGGCTGCAACTGAAAATTTGTCATGGGTAGGACAAGATGGTGCTACACCAACTTTTGGCACAGGCAACAAAGAAACCATGTTTGTACAAAGATTCTCCTTTGGAGACTGGAATTGGACCAATGGTCCAATGTACACCAACAGACTTGCTCTGTTTACAGGAATGCGCGACAACTCCTTGGTGCCTTTCGGAACAGGTTGGGGAATGGGTACTGTAAGTCCAAAATTATGGAACAATTGGGCTGATGCCGATCCAAGAAAAGTAGGTTCCATCATTCAAGTTGGAAAAGCGGAACAAGGAACAGATGGCTATAAAGGAGACAAAGGAGATCATGAAACAGGATATTTCAATAAAAAATATACATCTCTTCAACATCCCAATGCAGCCAATAGCAATGTAGGTATGTTTGTTCAAATGTATAAATGGGGTAATGCAGACATGCAATTGATGCATGCCCAAGATTTCATCTTTATGCGTTATGCCGATGTATTGTTAATGCACTCCGAAATAACCAAAACAGCAACTGGAATGAATGCAGTAAGATCCAGAGCGGGATTGCTACCTATTGCTTATTCATTAGATGCCATAAAAGAGGAACGTTTGCACGAATTTGCATTCGAAGCTTTACACTGGTATGACATTGTTCGTTGGGGAGATGTGAAAACAGCATTTAGTGATTCTTTCCCAGTGAGAAATTCCGGTACGGATGCTATTTATAGTGCAAAATACAGAGCAGAAACCAAAGGGTTGTTGCCAATTCCAGAAACGGAAATAAGATTGTCAAATGGTGTTTATACTCAAAATCCAGGTTGGTAA
- a CDS encoding beta-glucosidase family protein, which yields MVRNIFKISVVAIICNAMTVMTVNAQDINSSKSIETKIENIISLLTIEEKVAMCHAQSKFSTPGVERLGVPELWMSDGPHGVRGEINWDNWGYAGWTNDSITAFPALTCLAATFNPNLSKDYGISIGEEARYRKKDVLLGPGVNMYRSPLNGRNFEYMGEDPFLASKMVVPYIQGVQQNGVAACVKHFALNNQEVWRDHINVEVSDRALHEIYLPAFKAAVEEGKVWSIMGSYNQFRRQFCCHNDLLLNKILKKDWNFDGVVITDWGGAHDTKQAALNGLDIEMGTGTDGLTTSTKNAYDSYYLANPFLKLLKSGEIAEDVLNDKVRRILRLMFRTNMNPNRSFGRMNNQEHIDVARKIAGEGIVLLKNEASFFPIDASKKITIAVIGENATKSMTIGGGSSELKAKNEIAPLEGLKNRYKNATIKYAMGYASGPSAYDRVIPSTLDANKLKQEAIEVATKADIVLFFGGLNKNHLQDCEGADRKEFKLPFGQDELLNELIKVNPNIGVVLISGNAVEMPWISEIKALMQTWYLGSVAGNAIADVISGDVNPSGKLPFSFPKKLSDNAAHSFGELSYPGDGVNQYYKEDILVGYRWFDTKKIKPLFAFGEGQSYTTFELSKWTADKKEYTKNESILISGNVSNTGNIDGSEVVQVYVGKLNSKVNRAEKELKGFQKIEVKKGENAAASISIDVNSLSFYDESISNWNLEKGDYIIYIGNSSNNISKKIKITIK from the coding sequence ATGGTTAGAAATATTTTTAAAATTTCAGTAGTAGCAATTATTTGTAATGCAATGACGGTTATGACTGTTAATGCTCAAGATATAAATAGTTCAAAATCCATAGAAACTAAAATAGAAAATATAATTTCCTTGTTAACTATCGAGGAAAAAGTGGCAATGTGTCATGCACAATCTAAATTTAGTACTCCAGGAGTAGAAAGGCTTGGTGTTCCCGAATTATGGATGTCTGATGGTCCTCATGGGGTTCGCGGAGAAATAAATTGGGATAATTGGGGATACGCTGGATGGACAAACGATTCTATAACGGCATTTCCTGCGTTGACTTGTTTGGCAGCAACATTTAATCCTAATTTATCTAAAGATTACGGAATAAGTATTGGCGAAGAAGCTCGCTACAGAAAAAAAGATGTGCTTTTAGGTCCAGGTGTAAATATGTATCGATCTCCTTTGAATGGGCGAAATTTTGAATATATGGGCGAAGATCCGTTTTTGGCCTCAAAAATGGTGGTTCCGTACATTCAAGGGGTACAACAAAATGGAGTGGCCGCCTGCGTGAAGCATTTTGCGCTAAATAATCAAGAAGTTTGGAGAGACCATATCAATGTTGAAGTCAGTGATAGAGCTTTGCACGAAATCTATTTACCAGCATTTAAAGCCGCGGTCGAAGAGGGAAAAGTCTGGTCAATTATGGGTTCCTATAACCAGTTTAGACGTCAGTTTTGTTGTCATAATGATTTGCTGTTGAACAAAATATTAAAAAAAGATTGGAATTTTGATGGCGTTGTAATCACCGATTGGGGAGGTGCGCATGATACAAAACAAGCAGCGCTAAATGGTTTAGACATAGAAATGGGAACGGGTACCGATGGTTTAACAACATCTACAAAAAACGCTTACGATTCTTATTATCTGGCTAATCCATTTTTGAAATTACTCAAAAGCGGCGAAATTGCAGAAGACGTTCTAAATGATAAAGTTAGAAGAATTTTGCGTTTAATGTTTCGAACTAATATGAATCCTAATCGTTCTTTTGGAAGAATGAACAATCAAGAACACATAGATGTAGCCAGAAAAATTGCTGGTGAAGGAATTGTGTTATTAAAAAATGAGGCTTCATTTTTCCCAATTGATGCATCAAAAAAGATAACTATTGCGGTTATTGGCGAAAATGCCACAAAATCAATGACAATTGGTGGTGGTTCTTCCGAATTGAAAGCCAAAAATGAAATAGCTCCTTTAGAGGGATTGAAAAATCGATACAAAAATGCAACTATAAAATATGCAATGGGATATGCCTCTGGCCCTTCGGCTTATGACAGGGTTATTCCTTCCACATTAGACGCAAATAAACTAAAACAAGAAGCAATTGAAGTAGCTACAAAAGCAGATATTGTGCTGTTTTTTGGTGGACTTAATAAAAATCACCTTCAAGATTGTGAAGGAGCGGATAGAAAAGAGTTTAAACTGCCTTTTGGACAAGACGAATTATTAAATGAACTTATAAAAGTAAATCCAAATATAGGGGTTGTATTAATAAGTGGAAATGCTGTCGAGATGCCGTGGATTTCCGAAATCAAAGCCTTAATGCAAACTTGGTATTTGGGCAGTGTTGCCGGAAATGCAATTGCCGACGTGATTAGTGGCGATGTAAATCCTTCGGGGAAATTGCCGTTTTCATTTCCTAAAAAATTAAGTGATAATGCGGCACATTCTTTTGGAGAATTGAGTTATCCCGGAGACGGAGTCAATCAATACTACAAAGAAGATATTTTGGTGGGTTACAGATGGTTCGACACCAAGAAAATTAAACCCCTGTTTGCTTTTGGAGAAGGACAGTCTTATACAACATTTGAACTTTCTAAATGGACTGCAGATAAGAAAGAGTATACAAAAAATGAATCAATTTTAATTTCGGGAAATGTTTCCAATACCGGTAATATTGATGGCTCAGAAGTAGTTCAGGTTTATGTTGGAAAACTAAATTCAAAAGTTAATAGAGC
- a CDS encoding SusC/RagA family TonB-linked outer membrane protein produces MKLTKLLIFCFLSVLFSVYGQAQDVSIKGKVIDENGLPIPGVSILIKGTKTGTSSDMDGNYQLKADSNGTLVFSFVGYATVQETIKGRTTINAKLILESQSLQEVVVIGYGTQKKGLLTGASSNFKGEDLASLNTGSAMEALQGIAAGISITKNNGAPGAGTRVTIRGLGTIGNSNPLYVVDGVSVGSIDYLNPSDIESIDVLKDAASAAIYGSRAANGVVLVTTVKGRKGRPAKISYDYYFGIQNIYKNLDPLNAQEYMYINDEGRVNDGLAPTDWNAMVHDNNWLETNYPGAGKQLGDDIWAKLQDGWEGTNWINEMTKKDAPVVSHALNITGGSEDITYSAGISYFDQDGMLGGNITDAGYKRLTARFNTTMVLKKNDQHSIITVGENFTYSNTQNRSIANGNIYWNDLHNALVQNPLQPAYWQTSIDRNINEFGYTPTLDGLNTGQTNPLAVMYYRHNYNYGKGNNITGNAFLEIEPVLNLKFKSIYGVDSWFGNGRSMNPTYHLGVLYNDAVDGATQNSYFGARTTWTNTLAYDKKFGEHKLTAVMGTELVRNQVNNELRATRNNLLFPGNPKYAYLNNTQSPASISDINASGADWSAGGGAIQSFFARAQYDYKEKYLLSATMRADGSSRFAEDNRWGYFPSVSAGWVITKEDFMASTSGILNFAKLRGSWGQNGNEDIESFQYQANINYSFPGYFFGDTKPVSGTTAILANVPNPDIKWETSEQLDFGFDAKLFDSKLGVTFDWYKKTTKDWLVKAAALGTQGAPPSFINGGDVENSGIEYSVNWNDKIGDFKYGITLSGSHNKNEITRIANADGIIHGPSNVLSQGTGEVSRAQVGQPIGFFYGYQTAGIIQNQQEASEWLTPSGKPYFNDQRPGDVRFVDQNQDGAIDEKDMVYLGNPNPDFELGIQLNFEYKGVYLNTTMAGKYGMQVMQSYRSFADSPKQNYTSDVFNRWHGEGTSNKMPRLSAVSNRNTQYVSDIYMHDADYLRINNLTLGYNFSKVLSDFKFVSNLKVYMAVNNLYTFTKYDGMDPEVRFSGNSDASDSTTKWASGIDLGLYPQARTVMFGLSADF; encoded by the coding sequence ATGAAATTAACAAAATTACTTATTTTTTGTTTTTTATCCGTTCTGTTCTCAGTTTATGGGCAAGCACAAGATGTTTCCATAAAAGGAAAAGTCATTGACGAGAACGGATTGCCTATTCCGGGGGTTTCCATTTTAATTAAAGGAACCAAAACGGGAACATCTTCGGACATGGATGGAAATTATCAATTAAAGGCCGATTCTAATGGCACTTTAGTTTTTAGTTTCGTGGGATATGCCACAGTTCAAGAAACCATTAAGGGAAGAACAACCATTAATGCAAAATTAATTCTTGAATCGCAATCGTTGCAGGAGGTTGTTGTTATTGGATATGGTACCCAAAAGAAAGGGTTGCTCACAGGAGCAAGCTCCAATTTTAAAGGTGAAGATCTCGCCTCACTGAATACAGGTTCTGCTATGGAGGCACTTCAAGGAATTGCGGCAGGTATCAGCATTACAAAAAATAATGGAGCTCCAGGAGCAGGAACCAGGGTAACCATTCGCGGATTGGGTACTATTGGTAATTCGAACCCATTATATGTTGTAGATGGTGTATCTGTAGGAAGTATTGATTATTTGAATCCATCCGATATTGAATCTATTGATGTTTTGAAAGATGCCGCTTCTGCTGCAATTTATGGTTCTAGAGCAGCAAATGGTGTTGTTTTGGTTACAACCGTAAAAGGACGCAAAGGAAGACCAGCAAAAATTAGCTATGATTACTATTTTGGAATTCAAAATATATACAAAAACTTGGATCCATTAAATGCCCAAGAATATATGTATATTAATGATGAGGGAAGAGTGAATGATGGATTGGCTCCAACCGATTGGAATGCAATGGTTCACGACAACAACTGGCTAGAAACTAATTACCCAGGTGCTGGAAAACAATTGGGTGACGACATTTGGGCAAAACTGCAAGACGGCTGGGAAGGAACCAACTGGATCAATGAAATGACCAAAAAAGATGCGCCAGTGGTTAGCCACGCCTTAAATATTACAGGCGGTAGTGAAGATATTACGTATTCAGCAGGTATTTCGTATTTTGACCAAGACGGTATGCTTGGCGGAAATATAACGGATGCAGGATACAAAAGACTTACTGCCAGATTCAACACTACAATGGTATTGAAAAAAAATGATCAACACAGTATCATTACAGTAGGAGAAAATTTCACGTATTCAAATACTCAAAATAGATCTATAGCCAACGGTAATATCTATTGGAATGATTTGCACAATGCTCTGGTTCAGAACCCTTTACAACCCGCTTATTGGCAGACTTCTATTGATAGAAACATCAATGAGTTCGGATACACCCCAACTTTAGATGGTTTGAACACTGGACAAACCAATCCATTGGCCGTGATGTATTATAGACACAACTATAACTATGGCAAAGGGAATAATATTACAGGTAATGCCTTTTTAGAAATTGAACCGGTTTTAAATTTAAAATTCAAATCTATTTACGGAGTTGATTCTTGGTTTGGAAATGGTAGATCAATGAATCCAACCTACCATTTAGGGGTTCTTTATAATGATGCTGTTGATGGAGCTACTCAAAACTCATACTTTGGAGCAAGAACCACTTGGACCAATACGCTGGCTTATGATAAAAAATTTGGTGAGCATAAACTAACTGCTGTAATGGGAACGGAATTGGTTCGTAACCAAGTTAATAATGAATTAAGAGCAACCAGAAATAATTTATTATTTCCAGGCAATCCAAAATATGCCTACCTAAACAATACGCAAAGTCCTGCTTCAATTAGTGATATTAATGCTAGTGGTGCTGACTGGAGCGCTGGTGGTGGTGCTATTCAATCATTCTTTGCAAGAGCACAATACGATTATAAAGAAAAATACCTCCTTTCCGCTACAATGCGTGCCGATGGATCTTCAAGGTTTGCAGAAGACAATCGATGGGGATATTTCCCTTCAGTATCTGCAGGTTGGGTAATTACAAAAGAGGATTTTATGGCAAGCACTTCAGGAATACTTAATTTTGCCAAATTGAGAGGAAGTTGGGGGCAAAACGGAAATGAAGATATAGAATCTTTTCAATATCAAGCAAATATCAATTACTCTTTCCCTGGTTACTTTTTTGGAGATACTAAACCTGTTTCTGGTACAACGGCTATACTTGCTAATGTTCCAAATCCTGACATTAAATGGGAAACTTCAGAGCAATTGGACTTTGGTTTCGATGCTAAACTATTTGATTCTAAACTAGGAGTAACTTTTGACTGGTACAAAAAAACTACCAAAGATTGGTTGGTTAAAGCTGCTGCTTTGGGAACTCAAGGCGCACCACCTTCTTTTATTAACGGTGGAGATGTTGAAAATTCAGGTATCGAATATTCTGTAAACTGGAACGACAAAATAGGTGATTTCAAATATGGTATCACGTTAAGTGGCTCTCACAACAAAAATGAGATTACCCGAATTGCCAATGCCGATGGAATCATTCACGGACCAAGCAATGTGCTTTCTCAAGGAACAGGAGAAGTTTCAAGAGCACAAGTTGGACAACCTATTGGATTTTTCTATGGTTACCAAACTGCAGGGATTATTCAAAATCAACAAGAAGCAAGTGAATGGCTTACCCCAAGTGGAAAACCATACTTCAATGATCAACGTCCAGGAGATGTTCGTTTTGTGGATCAAAACCAAGACGGTGCAATTGATGAAAAAGACATGGTATATTTAGGCAATCCTAATCCAGATTTTGAATTAGGTATCCAATTAAACTTTGAATACAAAGGAGTATATTTGAATACTACAATGGCCGGTAAATATGGCATGCAAGTAATGCAATCGTATCGTTCATTTGCTGACAGTCCTAAACAAAACTATACCTCTGATGTTTTCAATCGTTGGCATGGCGAAGGCACATCTAATAAAATGCCTAGATTGTCTGCTGTATCCAACAGAAATACCCAATATGTTTCTGATATCTACATGCATGATGCTGATTATTTGAGAATTAATAATTTGACTTTAGGGTATAATTTCAGCAAAGTTCTTTCTGATTTTAAATTTGTATCTAACTTAAAAGTATATATGGCTGTAAATAACTTATATACCTTTACTAAATATGACGGTATGGATCCAGAAGTACGTTTTTCAGGGAATAGCGATGCTAGTGATAGCACAACAAAATGGGCTTCGGGAATTGACCTAGGTTTATACCCTCAAGCAAGAACAGTAATGTTTGGATTAAGTGCTGATTTTTAA
- a CDS encoding family 16 glycosylhydrolase, whose product MIQNSLFSKWQMAILMCSLLIGAFVSCSSDGGSSGGNSGSGTIPSDLVVTTEIVGVSTQYPNGNGSGTVKFSITPNNATSYKVVFGDGETIETTTGVFTHTYSSSGTKTYEVQVTAFNGLKYFNISKSIIVFVATTQIWGDEFDVDGAPNSTKWGYDLGAGGWGNNEPQYYTNRTENAIVQGGVLKIITKKESYLGSNYTSARLKTAGKFSFKYGKVEIRAKMPSGGGTWPALWMLGDNIGTVSWPACGEIDIMEHLGNQLNKIYGTLHYPGHSGATGDGSTTMISNAATEFHVYSLDWRADTIKFYVDNQLFKTFVNSASVPFNQNFFLIINCAIGGDFGGTIDPNFVSSTLEVDYIRVYN is encoded by the coding sequence ATGATTCAAAACAGTTTGTTTTCAAAATGGCAAATGGCTATATTAATGTGTAGTTTATTAATTGGTGCTTTTGTTTCCTGCAGCTCGGATGGAGGCTCTTCTGGAGGAAATTCCGGATCGGGTACAATACCTTCGGATCTTGTGGTAACTACCGAAATTGTTGGCGTAAGTACACAATATCCAAACGGAAACGGTAGTGGTACGGTAAAATTTAGCATTACTCCAAATAATGCCACATCCTATAAAGTTGTTTTTGGAGATGGTGAAACTATTGAAACTACAACAGGAGTTTTTACCCACACCTATAGTTCAAGTGGTACTAAAACCTATGAAGTTCAAGTTACGGCATTCAACGGTTTAAAATATTTCAATATATCAAAATCTATTATCGTTTTTGTTGCAACTACCCAAATTTGGGGTGACGAATTTGATGTTGATGGAGCACCAAATAGCACAAAATGGGGTTATGATTTAGGTGCTGGAGGTTGGGGAAACAATGAACCACAATATTATACCAATAGAACAGAAAATGCCATCGTTCAAGGAGGTGTATTAAAAATTATTACAAAAAAAGAAAGTTATCTGGGTAGTAATTATACTTCTGCAAGACTTAAAACAGCCGGGAAATTTTCATTTAAATATGGCAAAGTAGAAATAAGGGCAAAAATGCCTTCGGGTGGAGGAACTTGGCCTGCCTTGTGGATGTTGGGCGATAATATTGGTACAGTTAGTTGGCCAGCTTGTGGAGAAATAGATATTATGGAACACCTAGGCAATCAACTTAATAAAATTTATGGAACACTGCATTATCCAGGTCATTCAGGTGCAACTGGTGATGGATCAACAACAATGATTTCTAATGCAGCAACAGAATTTCATGTCTATTCCTTAGATTGGCGTGCAGACACAATTAAATTTTATGTGGATAATCAGTTATTCAAGACCTTTGTGAATTCGGCAAGTGTTCCTTTCAACCAGAATTTTTTCTTAATTATTAATTGTGCAATTGGAGGTGATTTTGGTGGAACAATAGATCCAAATTTTGTTTCCTCAACTTTAGAAGTAGATTACATTAGAGTTTACAATTAA